GTAATGAGAGGAGAAAGGGGGGTACTGGTGATGGTAGAAAAGGTAAGAAGCCGATGTATTTGAAAGATGTTATCTCTAAGCAGTTAATTGAGACTGGCCCTGAATTTGATGACGAACAGGATGATCAAATGGTCAGCAAGGGTAAAAATAATGGTAATAAAGTGAAGACTTATAATGAAGAACAGGAGGAGTTCACGAGAGATATATTGAAGGCCATCGACGAGGGGAATAATCATGAAGAAGAGGACGGAGATTTTTTTAGAGTTAAAGAAGGTGACGGTGCTgaggaagaagaggaagagagTGAGATTGGGAATAAGCTGCATGAGTATTTCGGGGAAGATGAGAATTTGGATTCGGATTCTATGTTTCTAAAGAATTATTTTCGGGAGAAAATGTGGCTTGGTGATGGGAGAAGTAATGACGCGGGGGGTGGCGAGATTGAGTTTTCGGAGGATGAAGACGAAATAGAGAGGCAGGAGGATTATGAGAGGGAATTCAACTTTCGTTTTGAAGAGAATGCTGGGGATAGAGTGATGGGTCATTCACGAAGAGTGGAGGGATCCGTGAGGAAGAAGGAGAACTCAAGGAAATTACAGAGGGATAGGAAGGACGAGAGAATAGCCCAGGCTGAGTTTGAAAGGATGGAAGAGTTGAAGTATTTGAAGAACTTGAAGAAGAAGGAGATCAATGAGAAGTTGCAGAAGATTAGGGAGGTGTCCGGGATTGGGAAGAGTGACAAAAGTTTGTTGGATGAGGATTATTTGGAGGAGGAATTTGATCCTGAGGAATATGATAGGAAGATGGGGGAGGCATTTGATGACGAGTATTACAAAGCTGAGGATGTGGATCCAGAGTTTGGGAGTGGGAGTGATGAAGATGGGGGTACTTTTCAGAAACCTGATTTTGACGAGGAAGATGAGTTACTTGGACTTCCAAAGAATTGGGATGATGTGAAGGAGTCCGGTGAAGGCTTTGCTTCAGCCAGGCGAAGGATTTTGGAAAGGACAGAGGGTGATGGAGATGAGAATGAGCTTTTAGAGGATGGATGTAATGAGTCTAAGCGGAGTAAGAAAAGGAAGCCTAGTGAAATAGAGAAGGCAGTCAGAGAGCAGTTGATGGAGGAGTATTATAAATTGGATTATGAAGATACCGTAGGAGACTTAAAAACAAGGTTCAAGTACAGACCAGTGAAGCCTAGAAGATATGGGTTGACTCCTGACCAGATAGTGAAGATGGACGAAAAGGATTTGAATCAGTATGTTTCCTTAAAGAAGTTGGCACCATACAGAGAGAAGGAATGGAAGGTTCCTCGTATCAAGACTATGCAGCTAAAACAGATTAACAAAAACCCTCTTCATGGAGAAACTTCAAATTTCATGAATAAAGATAAGAAGAAGTTACGGCATGGGGATCAGGAAACAACTAAAGTTGTGGGTTCTATAGAAGATGATAGAACACAGCCTGATGAGTTAAATGGTGATGTGAATAATGTATCCAGACGGAGTAAGAGAAGGCAGCGTCAAGCTGAACTTAAGCTATCTCGTTCTACACTTATTGCATATGGGAAAATTCAGCCGAAATCTAAGAGCAAGAAGCAATAGTGGAGCATGGTTGAAGTTATTGCAATTTCTTCTAAGCGAGGTAATATTCATTGTTGCCAAGCTCATTAGTACTCATAGCTCGATTGTTTTAGGCCTTTTGACCCCTTTCGCCGTTTTTTAAACTTTGACATTGTtgcttttttctttcttttttttttctttttatgaaAAGAAGGGAATTACATAGGGAAGCACTTTGGAGGAAGCATATCTAACGAAATTCTAAAACTCTGATTGTTGGAAGCACTCTTAAATGCTTATCAAACTATTACTCCATCCAGTATTCTCAAATACTGATTCATGAGCTCGTGAGTGATCATAGTTGAGGTCATCTGTGTTTTGGATGGTCTGATATTGGGTTAGCAATCAATTTTTGTAAGAGTTTCATACTCGTATATTTCTAAGTTTGAATTAACTACTTGTGTATTCTTGATCTTGTTATCTATTGCCATTACTATTCCTCCCTTACACTGGCGagtttcatgaacttaaaatgAGACTGAGACTGGCTTATTGAATGGAATAAGGTTCTGCTTTTCCAAATATTGGCCAACATTTGTATTATACAATTTGTGCTCAAAAGTCCAGCACACGACATAATTTAGTTTTGATTTGTTCTGCTGTTCCATATGCAAAAATCTTGTATAAATATTCCAAGTCTAGAGCCTTTACATTGATGGTGGTTTTAAATTCACATTTGTCATTTGTTGTTATGCTGTATTATTTCAAATGGAGTCAACATGGGTAGTATGCCTTCCTAACAAGACCTAACGCCTAattcaatgatttttttttcacgtACAGGAGTAATTTTGAAGTTTAATTTTTTGGTTCTCATTTGCCTGGTCTATCAAATTTATGAGCGCGACTGATAATTTTCGGATCAAGAACTGCAAAGTGTGATGGCTTATTATCGTGATGTGAAGTTCGGCTGCTTTTTGTTTTTTCAGGTTCTTTCTTAATGTTAAGTTGGAAAAGTTTGTGGAATTAGTATGCGAATGCTTTGCACATGTTACAATTATGTTAAATTTTTATGCAGCGACCAAAGATTTCTGCCCTTTGAAAACAACCACTGCTCTTTGTTCACTACTTTTTATCCTAAGGCTGTATCGAAATTGAGTGTTGAAACAGATTCTTATATCAAGTGGCTTTTGATAATATAGTGATGCAATTCCTCACAATTCAAATCAGTTTCGaataatttcaatatataaactATAGGAAATCGaaaattgctaaaaaaaaatGCCAGTCGATCACCAATAGGAGCGATTTACGTTAGCTGCTATACCACAGTTCCACTGTCAAGAACTCGAAAAAATGGCAACTGTTCAATAGTATACCTGATGTAATCGTGTTTCAACTTAAATAAGTTTACCTTGCAAATTATCAGTCCCCGACTTCTTTCCAAGCCCACATTCGGCCATATGCAAATGACCGAGGGATCCATGTAAAAGCAATATTTTGGCGACATGCCATAAACCCCCCAGAACCATGGAGAATTGCAGGTGAAAACATGTAATGGCAGAGAATTAATCGCCCAAACTATCTCCTGCTGTTTGTtgtctttgtttttgtttaagtTGTCAAGTTCCTCAACGAGTTTTCTTTCTTCGCTGCTCAACAGCTTCGGAATCTCGACTGGAACTTTAACCAACTGGTCACCTCTCTTATTGCTTTTATTCAAAAAAGGGACGCCTTTCTTAGCCATGACCAATGTCGTACCTGGTTGCGTACCAGATGGAATTTTAAGGTCAACCATCCCATCTACAGTCGGCACCTTCATCGTTGTCCCTAAAATGGCATCTATATAAGAAACCTTGCAAGTGTGGAGGATGTTGGTGTCATCCCGTTTCAAAACAGGATCTGCAATATATAATATCGATAATAACAAACAGATCTCCTGGTGGACCTCCTCTCCGTCCTGCATTCCCTTCAGAACGGACCCTCAAGCGACTGCCAGAATCTACCCCAGCTGGAACTTTCAAGCTAATCCGTTTCGACTTTCTTACACTCCCATCTCCGCCACATGTATTGCAAGGAGTTACGTTTTCTCCAGTCCCACCACAAGCGGAACATGTTGAGACCTGTTGGAAAACACCCAGTGGGGTCCTTGTGGATGAGATGACCTGACCTTGATCTCCACATGTAGATGGTGTGGTCCCTGATTTCGCTCCTGATCCATCACAAGTGTTGCAGCTCTCAAGACGAGTTATTTCTATCTCTTTCTCAACACCAAATACGGCTTCTTTAAAATTCAAAACCAGATTATAGATCTGGTCTTCACCTTCTGTGGCTCTGTCGCGAGATCCTCTTCCTCCCATGCCCATGCCACCCATACCACCCATCCCTTCAAATAATGACTCAAAGATGTCAAGCGGATTGCTGAAATTCCGGCCGTAGAGAGGCATTAGAGGTTAGAATACTAGCATTCAGAAGAACTATATTTCGAAGAAAGTCCACTTCTTTTAAGATCACCGCGCTACTTATGTAGCAAACAGACTTACCTACCCCCATACCCATTCCAGAACCTTTAAGCCCTGCCTCTCCATACTTGTCGTAGATGGACCGTTTTTCATCATCCGACAAGACCTGTTACACATGTTCTCCAAtaattcattaagttatacatGCTTTAACAAGCATGCGTAGTTCACAAAAGGAAGCCATATACCATTTACAAGGATCAGATATTATACCTCATAAGCATTGCTAATCTCCTTGAACTTTTGTTCTGCTCCAGGTACTCTGCAGTTGCAATGCAATATATGTTCAGCTGCTCAAGAGTGCATTTAATTGGTTTCAAAAGCTAAACTAagaaactgttttttttttaaaaaaaaaagtgctttataattttaaaattgttcttGATCGACTTTTTGGTGATTAAAACAACATTTAATTAAGCTAACATTAAAATAACAACTAAGATGTGTAATTAGTAGTCtcttaatcaattttttttgttttttcccaAATATTATTAATTCCTAAACTTTGCATATATTTATCGTATTTGAATTTCTTGTACTgagattaaaatttcaaaaagtcATGGCATTGAGATTATATCATGTAAGTATTCTAGTaatgtattaaatttttaataatagatATATAATGAATAGTTTATTAAATATGAAGTATTTTCGATTTCCTtttataattcaaatttgaatatcatatctcttgaaaatataaactacaTTTAAATGTCTGCATTCgttatattatttcatttaatttcgaATACGATTTTGAGTTTTGTGATAGTTTAATggaaaaacttgtgtgagatggtctcacggataGTATTTTGTTAgatgaatctcttatttggttcatccatgaaaaagtattattttttatgctaagagcattaatttttattgtgaatatcggtagggttgacccatctcacagttaaagattcgtgagaccgtctcacaagagacctactttagtttattatattaaaatctcGTTACTCTATAAaatcttatttaaaatataattttttttatataatacgatgtttttcaactttttaataaatcatgtcatcataaatatttgatatattgattGTTCGTAAATTTGTATTATTATGTATCTTATTCATAACTTTAGTATAAAAACATgagtaattaaaatttattcaacTTATAAATAAcaatagttttattttttaatttaaaaaaaattcaaaaaaataatatatgatttttaaaatatatttaattttttaataatagttCCACCAAGCCAATATAtcgaataaaatgataaaaaaaaatcacattgaCGATAGAAGATTGTTATCCTCATTTGAGGTTATCTCAAAtgatataaacatatttttatataatgtttttttataatgtttttatattaatatttaaatatataaataaaataatattaataattttaaatgattattcaaatgttcatattttattaattttaataattaattaaataaaacaacatTTTGTGTATGACAATATCATATAATAGTTTGTATATAATTCTAAAGATAGAAATTAGCAGGCACGAGATAAgagtaattaattaaaaattcacaCACTTTGAGTTGCGAGCAGGAGCGCCAATTGTCCATTTCAAATCTCTCTTACGCAGTTCTTCCATGGAAGTTCTGTAAATCTGGTTTCTGAGTTTTTTGCATAAAGTTTTGCCTAAATTCGAGATGTTCAGGAGATTAATCGATGGAAGAAGAGCCTGACcttccacctccacctccaccccCACCAGCTGATTCGAATTTTTTCAAGCCGAAATCGAGCCGTCCGATCAGCGTTCACCCTGATTCAATCAATATAAGCCGTTCGTTCAACACCATCTCCACCTGCACCTCGACCACCTCGGTTTCTTCCTCTTCTCCGCAGGACTTGGTCAGGCAAGTTCAAGCCGCCTTCAGACGCCACCACTCTCTCGGTACGGTTTCTTCGTTTACGGATTTTATTTTTCGGCATTTTAGAATATGAAAATCTAGTTAATTGTGGTATTATAGTCTGTAGACTTCAGTTTTTATTCACTTATTACATTTAGGGTTTCTGATGAGCTATACATTAAGCATTAGCTGCAGTACAATGCTCTGGAAACTAATAATATGTTCGCCTTTTTGAAGAATTCTAAATTATCTTCTTCGTATCTTTTTTATATGCAAAATTagttatttttcttgaaaatttcggtGCAATCTAGTTTTATAAGTATTTCcctttatttgatattttatcttctctaaTTTTGAATTCAAAAGTATAAGTTTTTATTTGGACTTTATATTAGCTCTATTTCTGTGCTTTAACTAGGCATAAGTCAGTAATTTTGTTGAGGATCCAGGGAAGAAAATTTGCATAATTGTTGAAAAGTGTATGTCTTGAACTTTTGATGCTGGTTCTCGCTCATGATAAAGAATATGGTAAGGAAGTTCCTTGTTGTTTCATTAGTTTTTCTTCAATACATCGGCAGTAAGTCAattcaaatttatctttaaaatgttTTTGTAGATAGTAGTTTACGAAAGGACTCTCGTAATTGACAGGTGACATGGTGTCAAATGAACGGGTGTGCTAGTGTAAATGCTTCTTTTGCATGCAGTTTCACTTTCAAAGTATTTATCATTGTCTCTCCttcaatgtttaaattttttaatggccacagttatttttgtttataacAAAAAAgatctgtgtttttttttaaaatttaacactAGAGGCTTTTGTTGAAAAAATTATAGTATAGTTTCATAACATGATTTCTATTTAATTTTCCTTTCATGTTGGTGCTTTGAAATTGCTTTCTAAATTTGTAGTTCTATTTTCCTGATGGGCTTTTAGGAATGCTGCAGCCAAGTGGAAATCAACCAAGGAGACTTTTGGTTCCTCAACgtgaaacttcaaaaaaatcAATTCTAAAACCTAGTTCAACTATTTATGCCAAAAAAGGTAAAGAGGAGATTGAACAAGGTGACAGACCAAGTGGCTCCATACCAAAGTGCAAAATTGGGGTCTCTGTCGCTGGAGACAATCAGGAGGATGCATCAATCACCCCAACTTCTCAATGGGGTTCATCATTAAATGTGCAAGACGAAAACTTCAAACCATGTAATTTTCAGAGAGATCAATCAGGATTTTCTTTGAGGCCTGGAAGCAGAGTTGCAATTGCTTCATCAGATGCAGAATATGGGCATGTTCCAGTGGCTGATGTGCAAAAGAAGGTTCATTTTTCCTGTGGAAATAATGCCACGTCTTGCggtaataattattttagcgTTAGTGCCTTGTGATGAAGCAATCGACAGTGTCTTGCATGTTTAAGTATCTAATCCAGTGGATTGCTGACGCATGATGTAGTAATATGGATGCCTACTTGTATGCTATAGACCATTGTGAGCTATGATTTGTAATTTACAGCAATTATAGCCAATTGTAAATGCAGTGGCTGATGACCCGATGATTTCATTTATTATCTCATATGGATTTACGTACATCGACAGAAATGGAATGGGATGCTGGGGATCAAGTAGATTCTTCGGCTGCTGTCAGTGAAGTCTGTaggcatcaaaattttcaaagaatggAGATGGACGTTATTAGTTTGAAGTCTGAGAGTGGGATTTCTTCTTTGCCATCCAGAAGAACAATGGGTGTTCAGGATCAGTTACACAGATTCCAAAACTTTTTACAGAACGATTTGAGTAATGCCATGACACAATCTTCAGTGGTTGGGTCGTCTTGTGCTACCTCAACATTAATACATCCATCTTGTGCCCCCATGATTAGTTCAACAACTTATTGTTCACAACCTCATCAAATGACTGATTCAAATTCGAGGTCTGAACCATCAGGAGAAGCTGAAGCACCACTGGATGTCGTGCAACCATTGCATTCTTCAGCTAAGCAAGCTGGTGGTGTGATATCTCATCAGTCAGTTATTCCATCGCAAGCTATCAGCTCTAGTTCTGCTAAGTCAATGGAGGTTAACAAATCCTCTGTCATGTCTAAGGAGTTTCCGAGCATTTTAACAAAAGAATGTGATATTTCAAAAGATTCTTTTCGTGAAGAGAACAATTCAACCGCAGGGAATGTACATGATAAAAAATCTGAGCCACAGCTATCTAATTTAACTTCTTCAGAAGCAAAATTGGAAAATTCAAAAGCGCAGAAACTTGAAGTAGGTGGAAGTAGTAAAGCAGCATCAACAACTCGGAAAAAGGGTTATGATCCTGACTTATTCTTTAAAGTTAATGGGAAGCTCTATCAAAGACTTGGAAAAA
This DNA window, taken from Primulina huaijiensis isolate GDHJ02 unplaced genomic scaffold, ASM1229523v2 scaffold5913, whole genome shotgun sequence, encodes the following:
- the LOC140970365 gene encoding protein kri1-like — encoded protein: MKLFDGDESENNDLSKIQIDHEFAKRYEYNKKREDLQRFEELKKNGRVGVSGSDSEDSSFSDEEFSLEPSKNKDFEFFDALIKVKNQDPVLKDKDAKLFYSDSESNSKNESDIGNERRKGGTGDGRKGKKPMYLKDVISKQLIETGPEFDDEQDDQMVSKGKNNGNKVKTYNEEQEEFTRDILKAIDEGNNHEEEDGDFFRVKEGDGAEEEEEESEIGNKLHEYFGEDENLDSDSMFLKNYFREKMWLGDGRSNDAGGGEIEFSEDEDEIERQEDYEREFNFRFEENAGDRVMGHSRRVEGSVRKKENSRKLQRDRKDERIAQAEFERMEELKYLKNLKKKEINEKLQKIREVSGIGKSDKSLLDEDYLEEEFDPEEYDRKMGEAFDDEYYKAEDVDPEFGSGSDEDGGTFQKPDFDEEDELLGLPKNWDDVKESGEGFASARRRILERTEGDGDENELLEDGCNESKRSKKRKPSEIEKAVREQLMEEYYKLDYEDTVGDLKTRFKYRPVKPRRYGLTPDQIVKMDEKDLNQYVSLKKLAPYREKEWKVPRIKTMQLKQINKNPLHGETSNFMNKDKKKLRHGDQETTKVVGSIEDDRTQPDELNGDVNNVSRRSKRRQRQAELKLSRSTLIAYGKIQPKSKSKKQ
- the LOC140970439 gene encoding serine/threonine-protein kinase MPS1-like isoform X2, giving the protein MEEEPDLPPPPPPPPADSNFFKPKSSRPISVHPDSINISRSFNTISTCTSTTSVSSSSPQDLVRQVQAAFRRHHSLGMLQPSGNQPRRLLVPQRETSKKSILKPSSTIYAKKGKEEIEQGDRPSGSIPKCKIGVSVAGDNQEDASITPTSQWDQSGFSLRPGSRVAIASSDAEYGHVPVADVQKKVHFSCGNNATSCEMEWDAGDQVDSSAAVSEVCRHQNFQRMEMDVISLKSESGISSLPSRRTMGVQDQLHRFQNFLQNDLSNAMTQSSVVGSSCATSTLIHPSCAPMISSTTYCSQPHQMTDSNSRSEPSGEAEAPLDVVQPLHSSAKQAGGVISHQSVIPSQAISSSSAKSMEVNKSSVMSKEFPSILTKECDISKDSFREENNSTAGNVHDKKSEPQLSNLTSSEAKLENSKAQKLEVGGSSKAASTTRKKGYDPDLFFKVNGKLYQRLGKIGSGGSSEVHKVISSECRIYALKRIKLKGRDYATACGFCQEIEYLNRLKGKNNIIQLIDYEVTDKILLQEVMNGSMINKDVRVKDEGYIYMVLEYGEIDLAHMLSQKWGELDGSIATIDENWLRFYWKQILLAVNTIHEERIVHSDLKPANFLLVKGSLKLIDFGIAKAIMSDTTNIQRDSQVGTLSYMSPEAFMCNETDRNGNVIKCGRPSDIWSLGCILYQMVYGRTPFSEYKTFWAKFKVITDASHSITYEPLSNPSLLDLMKKCLAWDRNKRWRIPQLLQHPFLVPPLSFSPPNQSCELLRLITESSLGDEKALMLCSQLQNMLSSPMSFLPDEESVSRGHLHEILGKISTHFFQLQEQFADLERTSTDR
- the LOC140970439 gene encoding serine/threonine-protein kinase MPS1-like isoform X1, giving the protein MEEEPDLPPPPPPPPADSNFFKPKSSRPISVHPDSINISRSFNTISTCTSTTSVSSSSPQDLVRQVQAAFRRHHSLGMLQPSGNQPRRLLVPQRETSKKSILKPSSTIYAKKGKEEIEQGDRPSGSIPKCKIGVSVAGDNQEDASITPTSQWGSSLNVQDENFKPCNFQRDQSGFSLRPGSRVAIASSDAEYGHVPVADVQKKVHFSCGNNATSCEMEWDAGDQVDSSAAVSEVCRHQNFQRMEMDVISLKSESGISSLPSRRTMGVQDQLHRFQNFLQNDLSNAMTQSSVVGSSCATSTLIHPSCAPMISSTTYCSQPHQMTDSNSRSEPSGEAEAPLDVVQPLHSSAKQAGGVISHQSVIPSQAISSSSAKSMEVNKSSVMSKEFPSILTKECDISKDSFREENNSTAGNVHDKKSEPQLSNLTSSEAKLENSKAQKLEVGGSSKAASTTRKKGYDPDLFFKVNGKLYQRLGKIGSGGSSEVHKVISSECRIYALKRIKLKGRDYATACGFCQEIEYLNRLKGKNNIIQLIDYEVTDKILLQEVMNGSMINKDVRVKDEGYIYMVLEYGEIDLAHMLSQKWGELDGSIATIDENWLRFYWKQILLAVNTIHEERIVHSDLKPANFLLVKGSLKLIDFGIAKAIMSDTTNIQRDSQVGTLSYMSPEAFMCNETDRNGNVIKCGRPSDIWSLGCILYQMVYGRTPFSEYKTFWAKFKVITDASHSITYEPLSNPSLLDLMKKCLAWDRNKRWRIPQLLQHPFLVPPLSFSPPNQSCELLRLITESSLGDEKALMLCSQLQNMLSSPMSFLPDEESVSRGHLHEILGKISTHFFQLQEQFADLERTSTDR
- the LOC140970439 gene encoding serine/threonine-protein kinase MPS1-like isoform X3 produces the protein MLVLAHDKEYGMLQPSGNQPRRLLVPQRETSKKSILKPSSTIYAKKGKEEIEQGDRPSGSIPKCKIGVSVAGDNQEDASITPTSQWGSSLNVQDENFKPCNFQRDQSGFSLRPGSRVAIASSDAEYGHVPVADVQKKVHFSCGNNATSCEMEWDAGDQVDSSAAVSEVCRHQNFQRMEMDVISLKSESGISSLPSRRTMGVQDQLHRFQNFLQNDLSNAMTQSSVVGSSCATSTLIHPSCAPMISSTTYCSQPHQMTDSNSRSEPSGEAEAPLDVVQPLHSSAKQAGGVISHQSVIPSQAISSSSAKSMEVNKSSVMSKEFPSILTKECDISKDSFREENNSTAGNVHDKKSEPQLSNLTSSEAKLENSKAQKLEVGGSSKAASTTRKKGYDPDLFFKVNGKLYQRLGKIGSGGSSEVHKVISSECRIYALKRIKLKGRDYATACGFCQEIEYLNRLKGKNNIIQLIDYEVTDKILLQEVMNGSMINKDVRVKDEGYIYMVLEYGEIDLAHMLSQKWGELDGSIATIDENWLRFYWKQILLAVNTIHEERIVHSDLKPANFLLVKGSLKLIDFGIAKAIMSDTTNIQRDSQVGTLSYMSPEAFMCNETDRNGNVIKCGRPSDIWSLGCILYQMVYGRTPFSEYKTFWAKFKVITDASHSITYEPLSNPSLLDLMKKCLAWDRNKRWRIPQLLQHPFLVPPLSFSPPNQSCELLRLITESSLGDEKALMLCSQLQNMLSSPMSFLPDEESVSRGHLHEILGKISTHFFQLQEQFADLERTSTDR
- the LOC140970439 gene encoding serine/threonine-protein kinase MPS1-like isoform X4 → MLQPSGNQPRRLLVPQRETSKKSILKPSSTIYAKKGKEEIEQGDRPSGSIPKCKIGVSVAGDNQEDASITPTSQWGSSLNVQDENFKPCNFQRDQSGFSLRPGSRVAIASSDAEYGHVPVADVQKKVHFSCGNNATSCEMEWDAGDQVDSSAAVSEVCRHQNFQRMEMDVISLKSESGISSLPSRRTMGVQDQLHRFQNFLQNDLSNAMTQSSVVGSSCATSTLIHPSCAPMISSTTYCSQPHQMTDSNSRSEPSGEAEAPLDVVQPLHSSAKQAGGVISHQSVIPSQAISSSSAKSMEVNKSSVMSKEFPSILTKECDISKDSFREENNSTAGNVHDKKSEPQLSNLTSSEAKLENSKAQKLEVGGSSKAASTTRKKGYDPDLFFKVNGKLYQRLGKIGSGGSSEVHKVISSECRIYALKRIKLKGRDYATACGFCQEIEYLNRLKGKNNIIQLIDYEVTDKILLQEVMNGSMINKDVRVKDEGYIYMVLEYGEIDLAHMLSQKWGELDGSIATIDENWLRFYWKQILLAVNTIHEERIVHSDLKPANFLLVKGSLKLIDFGIAKAIMSDTTNIQRDSQVGTLSYMSPEAFMCNETDRNGNVIKCGRPSDIWSLGCILYQMVYGRTPFSEYKTFWAKFKVITDASHSITYEPLSNPSLLDLMKKCLAWDRNKRWRIPQLLQHPFLVPPLSFSPPNQSCELLRLITESSLGDEKALMLCSQLQNMLSSPMSFLPDEESVSRGHLHEILGKISTHFFQLQEQFADLERTSTDR